The Dendrosporobacter quercicolus genome includes a window with the following:
- a CDS encoding ASKHA domain-containing protein: MPDVTFFREDTTVSLTIESGASLLEAARQGGMLVESPCNGTGTCGKCKVRIVQPESLIQPAGASSQISAEERRQRIVLACTTIVDRDLTVEVSSRQDSRNVRIIQHGVSRAIEIDSAVSKRYDTVRDSTEVWAGGRLLGLEAADTARECYGLVVDIGTTTLVAALFDLISGRELGTVSSLNPQSHQAQDVLSRIKFASTAQGLAVMHTDFIGVLNRLIADLTLQTNIAASRIYEIIFSGNTCMLHLALGVSPASLGKYPYTPEFRGGSQHLAGDYEISVSPLARIYVPPIMSAYVGADITSGILAARLQQQQGVTLFVDVGTNGEMVLANNGKLIATSTAAGPAFEGMNIGNGMRAAPGAVERFAITGNGAVELKTIGGQKPIGICGSGLLDIVGELVKHGCIQKNGKLQPSPSRPELAGQLLKKEGKTVFQVADGVFLSQKDIRQVQLAKGAIRAGIEALLAKNGVRPEMVDRVYIAGSFGYHLNPESLINIGMLPPDFHHKIEFQGNTSKTGGQAFLLNYPSRREISEVVAAVEVLELATIEDFDKLFVSCLSF, encoded by the coding sequence ATGCCTGACGTTACATTTTTCCGGGAGGATACGACGGTATCGTTGACCATAGAATCAGGCGCGTCGCTGCTGGAAGCGGCGCGGCAGGGGGGAATGCTGGTGGAATCGCCGTGTAATGGAACGGGAACCTGCGGTAAATGCAAAGTGCGGATTGTACAGCCGGAAAGCCTGATTCAGCCCGCCGGAGCATCTTCCCAGATTAGCGCTGAAGAGCGGCGGCAAAGGATTGTACTGGCTTGTACCACCATAGTGGACAGAGACCTTACCGTTGAAGTTTCTTCCAGGCAGGATAGCCGCAATGTCCGGATTATTCAGCATGGCGTCAGCCGGGCTATTGAGATTGACAGTGCCGTCAGCAAGCGCTACGACACCGTCCGGGACAGTACTGAAGTATGGGCCGGCGGCCGGCTGCTGGGCTTGGAGGCTGCTGATACTGCCAGGGAGTGCTATGGACTGGTTGTTGATATCGGCACAACAACTCTGGTGGCCGCACTGTTTGATTTGATTAGCGGGCGGGAACTGGGAACTGTTTCCAGCCTCAATCCGCAGAGTCACCAGGCGCAGGATGTATTATCCCGGATAAAGTTTGCTTCAACTGCACAAGGGCTGGCGGTTATGCATACTGACTTTATTGGCGTACTTAACCGACTGATTGCTGATTTGACATTGCAAACCAATATAGCAGCCAGCCGGATTTATGAGATTATATTTAGCGGCAATACCTGCATGCTGCATTTGGCTCTAGGCGTCAGTCCGGCGTCATTGGGTAAATATCCTTATACTCCGGAATTCAGGGGCGGCAGTCAGCATTTGGCCGGGGATTATGAAATTTCGGTCAGCCCCTTGGCCCGGATCTATGTACCGCCAATCATGTCAGCTTATGTCGGGGCAGATATTACATCGGGAATTTTGGCTGCCCGTCTTCAACAGCAGCAGGGGGTGACTTTATTTGTTGATGTTGGCACAAATGGCGAAATGGTGCTGGCCAATAATGGGAAGCTCATTGCCACCTCTACCGCCGCTGGCCCGGCTTTTGAAGGAATGAACATTGGGAACGGGATGCGGGCGGCGCCGGGGGCTGTTGAACGGTTTGCCATTACCGGTAACGGTGCGGTTGAACTGAAAACGATCGGCGGGCAAAAACCCATTGGCATCTGCGGCAGTGGACTGCTGGATATTGTTGGTGAGCTGGTTAAGCATGGTTGTATTCAAAAAAATGGTAAGCTGCAGCCTTCGCCAAGCAGGCCGGAGCTTGCCGGGCAGCTGTTGAAAAAAGAAGGAAAAACGGTATTTCAGGTTGCTGACGGTGTTTTTTTATCGCAAAAGGATATCCGGCAGGTCCAGTTGGCTAAAGGGGCAATCAGAGCCGGCATTGAGGCTTTGCTGGCAAAAAACGGGGTTAGGCCGGAAATGGTTGACCGGGTATACATTGCGGGATCGTTCGGCTATCATCTAAATCCGGAAAGCTTAATCAATATCGGCATGCTGCCGCCGGATTTTCATCATAAAATCGAGTTTCAGGGCAACACTTCCAAAACCGGCGGTCAGGCGTTTTTATTAAATTATCCGTCCAGGCGGGAAATTAGTGAGGTTGTAGCTGCGGTTGAAGTGCTTGAACTGGCCACGATTGAGGACTTCGATAAATTATTCGTAAGTTGTTTGAGCTTCTAA
- a CDS encoding nitrogenase component 1, translated as MNFFDQKEPPRREARLNACIACGGTLDKLANRKMSCCLPDGERSFTQNSICLLLPALGMMNSIPNSVVLMHGAIGCGSSSHGGNAGVRSGNTHRWGVVKDASWISTALSEPDVIGGGEEKLAGAIREIDERYNPQIIFVVGSCVPGIIGDDIDGVAQQLQPEIKAHILPVHCEGFKTKIWATAYDAVYHAIGRAFLQDPAEESQAGQSERPAVNLMNVSSMGRVDEIELERLLNALGFDVNVFPVFARPDQMTAITKARLSVSTCPTHDDYLLQYLEEKYGIPYVLRHMPIGIENTGLWLRDIAAHFGKAQQAEELIAAEEQELTAALTEFRSLFAGKKAFVSAGEFRALSTAILLAELGFEVVAVRSFHHDEFADSEYEKLIRVTAKEIPLNIANCQPFEEANLLRRIKPDIFLGHMNGNATAAKSGVATHVIYNVGLQYIGYKGVYELARRLYRQLQNPVFNRKLSEWTRLPYRSKWYEQDPFSYIRQAEVE; from the coding sequence ATGAATTTTTTTGATCAGAAAGAACCGCCGCGGCGCGAAGCGCGGCTGAACGCCTGCATTGCCTGCGGCGGTACTCTGGATAAGCTGGCAAACCGTAAAATGAGTTGCTGTCTGCCGGATGGCGAACGGTCTTTTACCCAGAATTCGATTTGCCTGCTGTTGCCGGCCTTAGGCATGATGAACAGCATTCCCAATAGTGTGGTATTAATGCATGGAGCTATCGGCTGCGGCTCATCCTCACACGGCGGCAATGCTGGCGTGCGTTCAGGCAATACCCACCGCTGGGGCGTGGTTAAGGATGCCAGCTGGATTTCCACCGCGCTGTCGGAACCGGATGTCATTGGCGGCGGCGAGGAAAAACTGGCCGGGGCTATCCGGGAGATCGACGAACGGTATAATCCGCAAATTATCTTTGTTGTCGGCAGCTGTGTCCCTGGAATTATCGGTGATGATATTGACGGGGTGGCGCAGCAACTACAGCCTGAAATTAAAGCGCATATTCTGCCGGTGCATTGCGAAGGCTTCAAAACTAAAATCTGGGCTACCGCCTATGATGCCGTTTACCATGCCATTGGGCGGGCTTTTTTGCAGGACCCGGCTGAGGAAAGTCAGGCCGGACAGTCCGAAAGACCGGCAGTTAATCTGATGAATGTGTCTTCCATGGGACGGGTGGACGAAATCGAACTGGAACGGCTGCTGAATGCGCTGGGATTTGACGTAAATGTTTTTCCGGTGTTTGCCCGGCCTGACCAAATGACGGCGATTACCAAGGCCCGGCTTTCGGTTAGCACCTGTCCCACCCATGACGATTATTTGTTGCAATACCTTGAGGAAAAGTACGGTATTCCCTATGTGTTGCGCCATATGCCAATTGGCATAGAAAATACCGGTTTATGGCTGCGGGATATTGCCGCCCATTTCGGTAAGGCGCAGCAAGCGGAAGAATTAATCGCTGCTGAAGAACAGGAGTTAACAGCGGCCCTGACCGAATTCAGATCGTTGTTTGCTGGTAAAAAGGCCTTTGTCAGCGCCGGTGAGTTCCGGGCGTTATCGACTGCGATATTATTGGCTGAGCTTGGCTTTGAAGTGGTGGCAGTGCGTTCTTTTCATCATGATGAGTTTGCCGACAGCGAATATGAGAAACTGATTAGGGTCACTGCCAAAGAAATACCCTTAAATATCGCCAATTGCCAGCCGTTTGAAGAAGCCAATTTATTGCGGCGTATCAAGCCGGATATCTTTTTGGGCCATATGAACGGCAATGCCACCGCCGCGAAGTCAGGGGTGGCAACCCACGTAATCTATAATGTCGGTTTGCAGTATATCGGATATAAAGGCGTCTATGAGCTGGCGCGCCGTTTGTACCGTCAATTGCAAAACCCGGTATTCAACCGGAAACTTAGCGAGTGGACGCGCCTTCCTTATCGCAGCAAATGGTATGAGCAGGATCCGTTTAGCTATATCCGGCAGGCGGAGGTGGAATAA
- a CDS encoding aspartate aminotransferase family protein, translated as MASYIGPAEILNKKRKYLIPCVYHFYQQPMQLVRGQMQYLYDQTGKQYLDCFAGVSVVNCGHCNPQITKAICEQVNTLQHTTTIYLTETIVNLAERLAGLTPGRLQKSFFCASGTEANEGAALLASIYTGKHEFISMRQGLHGRTKLTMNLTGLSFWRTDTNPMGGISFAPNAYCYRCPMHKRYPECDLACANEIETVIQTATSGQVAALIAEPIQGNGGIITPPPGYFKRMKEILDKYNILLIIDEVQTGFGRTGKMFAIEHYEVEPDIMTMAKALANGTPVGAFTARPEIADKYTRPGASTLGGNPVTAAAALATLDVITGQNLPARAAELGQHLKNGLLRLQEKHPFIGDVRGLGLMLGAELVLADQTPAIKEIDIVLEKMKDRGFLVGKNGPNRNVLAFQPPLVITQANLDDLLNHLDDVLSSL; from the coding sequence ATGGCCAGCTACATTGGTCCGGCAGAAATTTTAAATAAAAAGCGGAAATATCTGATTCCCTGTGTTTATCACTTTTATCAGCAGCCTATGCAATTGGTCCGCGGCCAAATGCAATATCTCTATGACCAGACCGGCAAACAATATCTGGATTGTTTCGCCGGAGTCTCAGTCGTCAACTGCGGACACTGCAATCCACAAATCACCAAGGCGATCTGTGAGCAGGTCAATACCCTGCAGCATACCACTACCATCTACCTGACCGAAACCATCGTGAATTTGGCGGAACGCTTAGCCGGCTTGACGCCTGGCCGGCTGCAAAAATCCTTTTTCTGCGCCAGCGGTACTGAGGCGAATGAAGGAGCAGCCCTGCTGGCTTCCATTTATACCGGCAAGCATGAATTTATCAGCATGCGCCAGGGCCTGCACGGCCGCACCAAATTAACCATGAATCTAACCGGCCTGAGCTTCTGGCGCACAGACACCAATCCGATGGGCGGCATCAGCTTTGCCCCCAATGCTTACTGTTACCGCTGTCCAATGCACAAACGTTACCCGGAATGCGACCTGGCCTGCGCCAATGAGATCGAAACCGTCATCCAGACAGCTACGTCCGGCCAGGTAGCCGCCCTGATTGCGGAGCCAATCCAGGGCAACGGCGGGATCATCACCCCACCGCCCGGCTACTTTAAGCGGATGAAGGAAATTCTGGATAAGTACAATATTTTGCTGATCATTGACGAGGTTCAAACCGGTTTTGGCCGTACCGGTAAAATGTTCGCTATTGAGCATTATGAGGTTGAACCTGACATTATGACGATGGCCAAAGCTTTAGCCAACGGCACGCCGGTAGGGGCGTTTACTGCCCGTCCGGAAATTGCCGACAAATATACCCGTCCCGGCGCCTCTACACTGGGCGGCAATCCGGTAACCGCCGCCGCCGCGCTGGCCACACTTGACGTTATCACCGGCCAGAACCTGCCGGCCCGGGCGGCCGAGCTGGGCCAGCACCTCAAAAACGGGCTGCTCCGGCTCCAGGAAAAACACCCGTTCATCGGAGATGTGCGCGGTCTGGGATTAATGCTGGGAGCAGAGCTGGTTTTAGCTGATCAAACGCCGGCAATCAAAGAAATCGATATTGTTCTGGAAAAGATGAAAGACCGGGGCTTTCTGGTAGGGAAAAATGGTCCCAACCGGAATGTCCTGGCCTTCCAACCGCCGCTGGTTATCACACAAGCCAATCTTGACGATCTGCTCAATCACCTCGATGATGTGCTTTCCAGTTTGTAA
- a CDS encoding uroporphyrinogen decarboxylase family protein, with product MSVLSPEERLTRVLAKQSTDRPPVICTGGMMNAAIVEVMSATGHSLPEAHSDAGLMAELALAVSRHTGFENLGIPFCMTVEAEVLGSEVTYGTLACEPKIVREIYASVNDVTLKNIPAMLEAGRMETVIQATYLLSKQQPDYPVIGNLTGPISTAASLVDPVPFLKELRKSRDGAHRVLDYVSDLLIGFAKELIDQGATAISIGDPTATGEILGPKMFEEYAVRYINKIISAVHAQGAPVIVHICGNMRSVWQLIPEIKANAISTDAIVDLQRLKCDFPSLTTMGNLSTYLLEYGPTEKVAERARILVGNGVDIISPACGLSTSTRLAHIQAMTAAVREE from the coding sequence GTGAGCGTACTGAGTCCAGAGGAAAGATTAACCAGGGTCCTGGCAAAGCAGAGTACGGACCGCCCGCCGGTGATTTGCACAGGCGGAATGATGAATGCCGCCATTGTGGAAGTAATGAGCGCTACCGGCCATAGTTTGCCGGAAGCCCACAGTGACGCCGGCTTAATGGCTGAACTGGCTCTTGCCGTTTCGCGTCATACGGGCTTTGAAAATCTTGGCATTCCCTTTTGCATGACAGTAGAAGCTGAAGTGCTGGGCAGTGAAGTTACCTATGGCACGCTGGCTTGCGAACCCAAGATTGTCCGGGAAATCTATGCTTCAGTAAATGATGTAACTCTTAAGAATATCCCTGCTATGCTGGAGGCGGGACGGATGGAAACGGTAATTCAGGCAACTTATCTGCTGTCAAAACAGCAGCCTGATTATCCGGTGATTGGCAACCTGACAGGGCCAATCAGCACAGCAGCTTCCCTGGTCGATCCGGTGCCGTTTTTGAAAGAGCTGCGCAAAAGCCGGGACGGCGCCCACCGTGTTCTGGATTATGTCAGTGATTTATTGATTGGTTTTGCCAAAGAGCTGATTGACCAGGGGGCAACCGCTATTTCCATCGGCGATCCTACGGCAACCGGCGAGATTTTAGGACCAAAAATGTTTGAAGAGTACGCAGTAAGATATATCAATAAAATAATTTCAGCCGTTCATGCGCAGGGCGCGCCAGTGATTGTTCATATTTGCGGCAATATGCGCTCGGTGTGGCAGTTAATCCCGGAAATCAAGGCGAATGCCATTAGCACGGATGCAATTGTCGACTTGCAGCGGCTAAAATGCGATTTTCCCAGCCTTACGACAATGGGTAATTTAAGTACTTATTTGCTGGAATACGGGCCAACCGAAAAGGTGGCTGAACGGGCCCGTATCCTGGTTGGAAACGGCGTGGATATTATTTCACCGGCTTGCGGCCTGAGCACTTCGACCAGGCTGGCGCATATTCAGGCAATGACCGCAGCCGTTAGGGAGGAATAG
- a CDS encoding uroporphyrinogen decarboxylase family protein — translation MMKAKEIILRAIKGSGRPPSRPAAALLSGATWTFRQRNLTLKEALDQPELAAGIICEINRTVKSDIVWPGSGFHNLLVHIFGGKIKFRPQGNIDVDEPAFGSISDLDHVDLARIDAHEWIVHIRSIIGAVSQRIGSDYLIGTSCWGPFTLAGQFYGVERLMSGLYKDKQGIRALMEVMTEVCFRYLAPAVERGAAMLSIAEPTASGDLISLKHFEEFVAPYLQKVITRLKEQDAFITLHICGNIGDRLYLAPQLGVDLLSVDYKVDLAQARRVLQGKIALAGNVNPVLLKDGSAAQVRAAALKCLEAAYDDRFVLMPGCDIPPAVPLENVVAFINCGAGRPF, via the coding sequence ATGATGAAAGCAAAGGAAATTATTCTCCGGGCCATTAAAGGCAGCGGCCGCCCCCCAAGCCGTCCGGCGGCGGCGCTATTGTCAGGAGCCACCTGGACATTTAGACAGCGGAACCTGACATTGAAAGAAGCGCTGGATCAGCCTGAACTGGCGGCAGGAATCATATGCGAAATAAACCGGACTGTAAAGTCTGATATCGTTTGGCCCGGATCGGGGTTTCACAACCTGCTGGTTCATATTTTCGGCGGAAAAATTAAATTCCGCCCTCAGGGCAATATTGATGTGGATGAACCGGCGTTTGGCAGTATTAGCGATCTGGATCATGTTGACCTGGCTAGAATTGATGCCCATGAATGGATTGTCCATATCAGGTCGATCATTGGTGCAGTAAGTCAGCGGATTGGCAGTGATTATCTGATCGGTACCTCCTGCTGGGGACCATTTACGCTGGCCGGGCAATTTTATGGCGTAGAGCGGTTAATGTCCGGGCTGTATAAAGATAAACAGGGAATTCGGGCGTTAATGGAAGTTATGACCGAGGTTTGTTTCCGCTATCTGGCACCGGCGGTTGAGCGGGGTGCGGCGATGTTGTCAATCGCCGAGCCGACGGCTTCAGGTGATTTAATATCACTCAAACATTTTGAAGAGTTTGTCGCCCCTTATCTTCAGAAAGTAATAACCAGGCTAAAGGAGCAGGATGCCTTCATAACGCTGCATATTTGCGGCAATATTGGCGACAGGCTGTATTTAGCCCCGCAGTTGGGCGTGGATTTATTATCTGTTGACTATAAGGTGGATCTGGCGCAGGCCCGGCGGGTTTTGCAAGGCAAAATAGCGCTGGCCGGCAATGTCAATCCTGTGTTGCTGAAGGACGGGTCAGCGGCCCAAGTACGGGCGGCGGCGCTAAAATGTCTGGAGGCGGCTTATGATGATCGTTTTGTCTTAATGCCGGGGTGTGACATTCCGCCGGCTGTGCCGTTGGAAAACGTCGTTGCATTTATCAACTGCGGGGCAGGCAGGCCGTTTTAG
- a CDS encoding nitrogenase component 1, producing the protein MRNYIERPRYTCALGGAIATVQALPRTIPILHAPPGCAGNATWTQSGGCGLQVGGYCGGLSMPGSNVQEREVVFGGTDRLEEQVRNSLDVMDGDLYFILTSCVTEVIGDDIGAVVNQFRADGVSIVSAETGGFKGNSYTGYDLVLESIWKYYAPVAARTVKGKVNLWGVPPFYDVFWRGNLTALRELLLQLGLEVNTFFTAEDSLENIKQAGLAELNIVVSEVYGLAAAEYARQTHGIPYISLPLPVGPSASSAFIQAVGQALQLDRIKVEAVIDHAGQRYYRLLDPLTDCFNDMDLQRYAAVIGDANYAPAINRFLIEDLGWLPQVVVFTDAFIPEQQEQLAASIVSLPSGLPPEIIFSTDTNDIRRQVKEYWNNRQGGCGKYRNSLSPSFVIGSALDRELAKDIGAAHLSVSFPVANRAVIERGYAGFNGGLRLIEDLISTIIIGR; encoded by the coding sequence ATGCGTAATTATATTGAACGGCCCCGTTATACCTGTGCGCTGGGCGGGGCGATTGCCACAGTCCAGGCTTTACCGCGTACCATACCGATTTTGCATGCCCCGCCCGGCTGCGCCGGCAATGCAACCTGGACGCAGTCAGGCGGCTGCGGACTGCAGGTTGGCGGCTACTGCGGCGGACTGAGCATGCCGGGATCCAATGTTCAGGAACGCGAAGTGGTATTTGGCGGCACTGATCGTCTCGAAGAGCAGGTGCGCAATTCACTGGATGTCATGGATGGGGATTTATATTTTATTCTCACAAGCTGTGTTACTGAAGTCATTGGCGATGATATCGGCGCGGTGGTCAATCAATTCCGGGCGGACGGTGTGTCAATCGTTTCAGCCGAAACTGGCGGGTTTAAGGGCAATTCCTATACCGGTTATGATCTGGTGCTGGAAAGCATTTGGAAATACTATGCGCCGGTTGCGGCCCGGACGGTAAAAGGCAAAGTGAATTTATGGGGTGTACCGCCGTTTTACGATGTATTCTGGCGGGGGAATTTAACCGCTTTGCGCGAACTGTTACTGCAGCTGGGGCTGGAGGTCAACACCTTCTTTACGGCGGAGGATTCGCTTGAAAATATTAAACAGGCCGGTCTGGCTGAATTAAATATTGTCGTATCCGAGGTCTATGGCCTGGCGGCGGCGGAATATGCCCGGCAAACTCATGGTATACCCTATATTTCTTTGCCGCTGCCGGTCGGACCTTCAGCCAGCAGTGCTTTCATTCAGGCGGTAGGGCAAGCACTGCAGCTTGACCGGATCAAGGTTGAGGCTGTTATTGATCATGCCGGGCAGCGCTACTACCGGCTGCTTGATCCGCTTACCGACTGTTTTAATGATATGGATTTACAGCGTTATGCCGCGGTCATTGGCGACGCCAATTACGCCCCTGCCATCAATCGCTTTTTGATTGAGGATTTGGGCTGGCTGCCGCAGGTGGTGGTTTTCACTGACGCTTTTATTCCTGAGCAGCAGGAACAACTGGCGGCAAGTATTGTTTCCCTGCCGTCCGGCCTGCCGCCTGAAATTATCTTTTCCACCGATACCAATGACATTAGACGCCAGGTAAAAGAGTACTGGAATAACCGGCAAGGCGGCTGCGGCAAATATCGCAATTCCTTATCGCCGTCTTTCGTCATCGGCAGCGCCCTGGATCGGGAATTGGCTAAAGATATTGGCGCAGCCCATTTAAGCGTCAGCTTTCCTGTCGCTAACCGGGCCGTTATCGAACGCGGTTATGCCGGGTTTAACGGCGGTTTGCGGTTGATTGAAGACCTGATCAGTACGATCATTATTGGCAGGTAA
- a CDS encoding MATE family efflux transporter codes for MKQTFSIQEKAGQFACILFPILITQLSLASAVFVDTVMSGRVSSVDLAGVAIGVNIWQPLFNGLNGVIIGITPILAQLHGAGKKNDIPFVVVQGLYFAAALSVVVIAAGGLLLTPLLTLVNFDPLVYRIGHDFLAAIALGIFPLFIASLLRSFLDSLGYTRVTMLIILCALPINILLNYLLIFGNFGFPRLGGAGAGYASAITYWCIALILIIVVHKAEPFKSYHIFRRFYRISFPAWKEQLNIGLPIGLAIFCEMSIFGVVALLMANFGTMTIAAHQAAINFVSLIYMVPLSIGIALTICVGFEVGAGRHEAARQYSYLGLGMAIAVSLAFAAVLSVYKNEIAGLYSADRQMLTLIGNFLGYAIFFQLSDAIAAPIQGALRGYKDVTAAFLIAVVSYWGIGLPAGYLLAEYSSYGAYGYWIGFIAGLAAGAAALAIRLALIQKKRTVAA; via the coding sequence ATGAAACAAACATTTTCGATTCAAGAAAAGGCCGGACAGTTTGCCTGCATCCTGTTCCCGATCCTGATTACCCAGCTTTCTCTGGCTTCGGCTGTCTTTGTCGATACCGTCATGTCCGGCAGGGTCAGTTCCGTTGACCTGGCCGGGGTTGCTATCGGCGTAAATATCTGGCAGCCGCTGTTTAACGGCTTAAATGGCGTCATTATTGGTATAACGCCCATTCTGGCCCAATTGCATGGCGCCGGGAAAAAGAACGATATCCCGTTCGTCGTTGTCCAAGGATTGTATTTTGCCGCGGCATTGTCTGTTGTAGTGATTGCCGCCGGAGGGCTGCTGCTTACACCACTACTAACCCTAGTGAATTTTGATCCGCTGGTTTATCGGATCGGCCACGATTTCCTGGCGGCTATTGCGCTTGGCATCTTCCCCCTCTTTATCGCATCGCTATTGCGCAGTTTCCTGGATTCCCTGGGCTATACCAGAGTAACCATGCTGATTATCCTGTGCGCCCTGCCCATTAATATACTGCTTAACTACTTATTGATTTTCGGAAATTTTGGTTTTCCCCGGTTGGGCGGAGCGGGCGCAGGTTATGCTTCGGCAATCACCTATTGGTGCATCGCCCTGATTCTTATCATCGTTGTCCATAAAGCGGAACCGTTTAAAAGCTATCATATTTTCCGCCGGTTTTACCGCATATCTTTCCCGGCCTGGAAAGAACAGCTCAACATCGGCCTGCCGATTGGCCTTGCCATCTTTTGTGAAATGAGTATTTTTGGCGTTGTCGCCCTGCTGATGGCTAACTTTGGAACAATGACGATTGCCGCTCACCAGGCTGCCATTAATTTTGTTTCCCTGATCTACATGGTGCCGCTGAGCATCGGCATTGCCCTGACCATCTGCGTTGGCTTTGAAGTCGGGGCCGGCCGGCATGAGGCGGCCAGGCAATATTCTTACTTGGGACTTGGCATGGCAATTGCCGTCAGCCTTGCTTTTGCCGCCGTCCTGTCGGTTTATAAAAACGAGATCGCCGGATTATATTCTGCTGACCGTCAGATGCTGACGCTGATCGGGAATTTTTTAGGCTACGCTATCTTTTTTCAGCTCTCCGACGCCATTGCCGCGCCTATCCAGGGAGCCTTGCGGGGTTATAAGGATGTTACGGCCGCCTTTCTCATTGCGGTAGTTTCTTACTGGGGAATCGGCCTGCCGGCCGGCTACCTGCTTGCCGAATACTCTTCCTATGGGGCTTATGGCTACTGGATCGGGTTTATTGCCGGCTTGGCCGCGGGAGCAGCGGCTCTGGCCATCCGCTTAGCCCTGATCCAAAAGAAAAGGACTGTTGCAGCATAG